A genomic region of Trueperaceae bacterium contains the following coding sequences:
- a CDS encoding septum formation initiator family protein: protein MSDWWNEQADARSDDAGPGGEEQGATRPSGERPARRGAAGRHAAAEAPFGSHGGDEPRPRPPARRKLNVVIVVLASLGVLQLLYLNYVESDRMFVLRREVARLEADVARLETERHGLEEVAAHAADPTYREALARKQGFILPDEVRVVTGAAGGQ, encoded by the coding sequence GATGCCCGTTCGGACGATGCCGGCCCGGGCGGCGAGGAGCAGGGCGCGACTAGGCCCAGCGGCGAACGGCCGGCCAGGCGCGGGGCCGCGGGGCGGCATGCCGCGGCGGAAGCACCGTTCGGGAGCCATGGGGGCGACGAGCCGCGGCCCCGCCCGCCCGCCCGGCGCAAGCTCAACGTCGTGATCGTCGTCCTGGCCAGCCTTGGCGTGCTTCAGCTCCTCTACCTCAACTACGTCGAGAGCGACCGCATGTTCGTGCTGCGCCGCGAGGTGGCGCGCCTCGAGGCCGACGTGGCGCGGCTGGAGACGGAACGGCACGGTCTCGAGGAGGTGGCGGCCCATGCCGCCGACCCCACCTACCGCGAGGCCCTCGCCAGGAAGCAGGGGTTCATCCTGCCCGACGAGGTCAGGGTCGTCACCGGCGCGGCGGGCGGGCAGTAG